Within the Enterococcus hirae ATCC 9790 genome, the region ATAAAAACAAACCGTGGTGATATTACGGTCCAATTATTCCCAGAATTAGCGCCTAAAACAGTTAAAAATTTTATTGAACTTGCTAAAAAAGGATATTACGACGGAGTAATTTTCCACCGTGTCATCCCTGATTTTATGATTCAAGGTGGCGATCCAACTGGTACAGGTATGGGTGGCGAAAGTATCTATGGTGAAAGTTTTGAAGATGAATTTAGTCGTGAGTTGTTCAACTTACGTGGGGCGTTATCGATGGCTAACTCTGGACCAAATACAAACGGTAGCCAGTTCTTTATCGTGAATAATGAAAATGTACCAGCGAATATGCTAGATCAATTAGAAGGTGCAGGCTTCCCGGCTGAAATCATCGAAGCATACAAAGGTGGTGGGACACCTTGGCTAGATTTCCGTCATACTGTATTTGGTCATGTGATTGATGGCATGACTACCGTAGACGAAATTGCTAACGTACAACGTGGTCCACAAGATCGTCCAGTACATGATGTAGTGATCGAGAAAGTTGAAGTATCAGAATAATCACTCGCAATAGTAAGACATTTTAATTATTAACTAATCACAAAATAAACCAACTGGTTTCAATCATTGACCCAGTTGGTTTATTTTATTTCTAATTAGAATAGAACCTCGTTTAAAAGTCGTCAAAAATGCTTTTGTTTTTTATGTGAAGGCTTTTTTTATCCGCATCAATCCATCTAGTAGTGTTTCTTCCGGACAAGCTAAATTCAATCGCATATGAGCATGACCGGCAGGACCAAATGAGATGCCAGGATTTAAAACAACTTTTCCTTTGGTAATCAATGTTTGTTCTAGCAACTCGTCATTCGCTTCATAAGCAGAAAAATCTAACCACATCAAATACGTTCCTTCAATCGTCATCACACCTAGTTGAGGTAAATGTTTTTCAAAAAAAGAAGTGGCAGTGGCCGCGTTTTTTTCTATATAAGGAAGCAGTTGACTAAGCCATTCTCTACCCGTTTCGTAAGCAGCTTGTGTACCGATTAGACCAAAAGTATTTATATCTTGTTGCTGATTCATTAGTAACCGCTGTTCAAATTGTTCTTTTAATTTAGGATTTTTTATAAACACCATTGAGTTTTTAATCGCTGCTAAATTAAAGGTCTTGGTTGCCGAAGTAAACGTGATTAAAGACTGACTTAGTGTTTCATCAATCGTTAACATCGAGTTAAAATGGTTCGTTGAAAAAACTAAGTCTTGATGAATTTCATCACTAAAAAGCAGCACTTTGTGTTTCAAACATAGTTCGCTTAGTTGTGATAATTCTTCTTTAGTCCAAACACGCCCCCCTGGATTGTGGGGATTACAAAGGATTACCACTTTTACTTGTTGTTCAACGATCTTTTTTTCCATATCTTGAAAGTCCATCATGAATTTATTGTTTTGTTCAATTAATTGACTCCGTATAAGCTGACGGTGATTACTCTCGACGATTGCAGAAAAAGGTGGGTAAACGGGGTCATGGATCAGCACACTGTCACCTGGTTCAGTAAAAGTTTGAATTGCAACAGCTAAACTAGATAAAACACCGCTAGTAAAGACAATGTGTTCTTTTGTTAAAGATACCTGATGCTGTTGTTTTTCCCAATTGATGACTGCGTGATATAATTTTTCTGAAACGGTAGAGTAACCAAAAAGACCTTGAGAAACATAATTTTCAAAAGCTTTTTTTACTCCAACAGGTGATAAAAAATCCATGTCTGCAACCCATAAAGGCAATAAGTCGTCTCTTTGATAGGTTTCTTTAATTGAATCCCATTTTACGCTATCGGTATGTCTTCTTGAAACTTTCTTGTCAAATTCACTCATCTAAAGGACCCCTTTTTCTATTGAGTATTTTCAAAACTTCTTTTTTTAAATCATTTACAGTATAATGATAAATGCAAAGAGAGGGAAGTACATGACATATAAAATTGGACAAATAATTAAAGGAAAAATAACTGGAATACAGCCTTATGGTGCATTTGTGTCTTTAGACGAGGAAACACAAGGCTTGATTCACGTATCAGAAGTACAATCAGGTTACACGAAAAGTATTCACACATTGTTAAAAGTTGGTCAACCAGTAACTGTTCAAATCATTGATATTGATGAATATTCAAAAAAAATTAGTTTGTCGTTACGTACGTTGGAGAAGAAGAGCCCTGTTATTCCTTATCGAAGGAAAAGATACTTTACGAATAAAAATAAAAAGATCGGGTTTGCCACGATTGCGGAACAACTACC harbors:
- a CDS encoding peptidylprolyl isomerase, with protein sequence MVFPQLSLENEKGPKAVIKTNRGDITVQLFPELAPKTVKNFIELAKKGYYDGVIFHRVIPDFMIQGGDPTGTGMGGESIYGESFEDEFSRELFNLRGALSMANSGPNTNGSQFFIVNNENVPANMLDQLEGAGFPAEIIEAYKGGGTPWLDFRHTVFGHVIDGMTTVDEIANVQRGPQDRPVHDVVIEKVEVSE
- a CDS encoding MalY/PatB family protein, with protein sequence MSEFDKKVSRRHTDSVKWDSIKETYQRDDLLPLWVADMDFLSPVGVKKAFENYVSQGLFGYSTVSEKLYHAVINWEKQQHQVSLTKEHIVFTSGVLSSLAVAIQTFTEPGDSVLIHDPVYPPFSAIVESNHRQLIRSQLIEQNNKFMMDFQDMEKKIVEQQVKVVILCNPHNPGGRVWTKEELSQLSELCLKHKVLLFSDEIHQDLVFSTNHFNSMLTIDETLSQSLITFTSATKTFNLAAIKNSMVFIKNPKLKEQFEQRLLMNQQQDINTFGLIGTQAAYETGREWLSQLLPYIEKNAATATSFFEKHLPQLGVMTIEGTYLMWLDFSAYEANDELLEQTLITKGKVVLNPGISFGPAGHAHMRLNLACPEETLLDGLMRIKKAFT
- a CDS encoding CvfD/Ygs/GSP13 family RNA-binding post-transcriptional regulator — encoded protein: MTYKIGQIIKGKITGIQPYGAFVSLDEETQGLIHVSEVQSGYTKSIHTLLKVGQPVTVQIIDIDEYSKKISLSLRTLEKKSPVIPYRRKRYFTNKNKKIGFATIAEQLPKWVDEALEELEQKENKK